TTGCCCAACGTAAATTGGTATTTGTCAACAAAACATGCCCGTAGATTGTAATTTAACTAACTATTGCTCATGTAGGGGTGATCGgagcaatatgggccacctaaggaaatcgtcccgaaaagcgctgaaaagctcaacaaatcatcattcaaatgtagttgacttatactagggagtgttacctttcatattacggTGATGAATGGTGataaatgcgtttggaaattgttggaatgaacttttgaaaatgtattgatttcaatgtgtgttcccaactatacggggcaatatgagacacccatccaaaacgttttttGAGAGGAAAAATGTGTTAATATGGAAGtatatgatattcctacaacagtttagagtattccataccaaataaaattaaaaaaccgcaCAACAGCAGACCGAACCGATTTGCGCCACTCTTCACTGTTTGAACAGCCATATTTCAATTGATCATTGGTCATTTTTTATGTTTCGATCGCAGTAAATGCGgtgttgtaatttttccgtaatgaattTTATAtagatgataatattcttgtatttgcaaactgaaatttgaacttgttcgcatATTAAGGCATGatatcttgctctgtgcaggtatgcccatgATGCCCCATAGAAAccgcttttgaaaaaaaagttttatgataaattgaGATTTGTATCagtacaaacatgtgtgcacaatattcaattatattggatcttttgattgtgatgtatttttgacctgtattttaatcagttttgtgtcaaaaccttatttataaacttcaaatcttataataattttacatatgctgtaaaaatttacattttcaagggTATTTTCATGttcgaattgaattttaatgcagTTTTCAGGTTGAGGCATATGTAGAGCATTCTcctaaagatcatataacttttacatgataaaacttgtcaataagctcaaaatgagaGTAGCTCATATTGCCCCTATGTGCGTTAACCGCAACTAGACACGTAATCCGGCGTCTCATGACGATGATTGCAtatagtttttgaaaaataaatgttttgtaGACACTTTGTGTTAAGTCCACACGTTGCATATGTTCAATACTGTATGTATACATTAGTTTTCATTCCAAGACATTTCGGATAtcatggaataatttttgatttgaacaaataacaatatgtatTGTGTCGCATTCATCATGAAAAATAATTCTTGTTCGATATTCAAAAAATCGCATCACTATGCATAATAATCTTTCAGCTTTATGTAGCAATAGAAGCATCCCTCCAAATGGCACTCAAACGCTATCCAATGTGAGCGGTATCAACAGGCACTCGGTAAGCATCTTACTATTCGATAAGGCAGGTAAATTGTCCACGTGTTTATACCGTATGTATAGCTTGTACATAGTGATTTTCCAGTTATTGTTTTCGGAGGGATCTCTCCGTAATCCAATCATGCTTTCAAACTCTCCCAGTGTCGTCAATCGATTGTCGAGTCCCCTCCGGTCGTTGTGAACCACCCCTACCGTCAACACCAGCACTCCGTTCTCCGATATTCGACCCTGGCAACCATCGAACATTATGTTGGGAACTAATTGAAAACTGTACTGGAACTTGAGGCTCAAAATCAGATTCATAATATCCCTGTGCCCTCGGACTTCCTCGACTCCTTGCTGACTTTCGCTTATTTCGAGCATCACTGAACACATGGCATCGGACCAGAAAGCGCTCTCATCCAACGAGTTACGATTCCATTTGAGATAAAACCATGTCGTGTAGTCTAGTGCCAACAGATTGACGGGGTATTGCTCCTGTCCCGGATCGGTTGTGTCATATCCTGGGCCATTTGTTTGATTTCCCATAGGTCCACCAGTTGCTACGAGATTTTGCATGGTGCTATTGGAAGAGCTAGATTCTGCTGACGTAGACGGAAGGACAATCGTCTGGGGGTCGGAACTCGGTGTGCTCCCAGCTGGCGCTCCATATTTGACTCGCCAAAAGTTGATGCACTGCTTTATCAAGCCTGCTTTTGTACTCTCCGGTGGGAGTTGTATGTTGTAGCTCTGCAGATATCTGTAGATGAATTCGGGTTTCACGATGTTCTTCGAGAGCAGTGAAGTGGCATCACGGCAGTTGTCGAGCATGACATTCAGTGATTCTGAGAggcgaaataaagaaaaatcacattagtTAAATGAAATTGTGCGTGTGCTCGTATTACTAGAAAGAAAACTCCTAAATATGCAGAGGCATGTGCAAGTGCCGTATTTTAGAAAACTGTAAATCATGAGGTGCAGTCAGATTTTACTCGTTGGGCTACGAAACCTTGTGGAATACGAGATGAAGCGACCCAGGGCCAAAAATCTcataaataaagataattcaagAAAGTTCAACCGTAATCCTGTGTAACTTTTAAacactgataaaaaaaaaactaattctgAATGTCAGAGTCAAAGAATACCATTCAAAACTGAAGAGTAAAGCTATTAAGTCACTGCTTCTGTAGAGTACAGTGAAACTGCCTTGAGATGATCgatgatgttctatgactcgatatcgacgcATAGAAGCAAATTATAAAATATGCGTTAAACAAACATTTCTTAGTAACTGTGACAAACGGCCCCTTCGAAATGCATCTCGAGAATTTTCAGTTccatttgatatttttattatgTAGTCGATGGTGAGATTTCTCAGGAATTACAAAAATTAGAGGAAGCCTAGATTTGTTTATTTGTGTGTGCTCGCAACGTCATTGGTTGTTTGAATTATGACTGAGACTTGAgacatcaatgaaaaaaatcaggtCGTTGCTTTTGAAAAGCTCGCAAAATGTTTGATCAATGCAAGGTTCTTTTTTAACGTTTTTTAAGTTACAAACACAACGATCACCGCAAGTTGTTTGAACTTAGCTTTATTGCTGTTATCATAACTGGTTTCTCGTGGGCCAAGATAAGAGAGTAAAGTTATCGGCGAAACTGTAGATGGGGCGGTTAAAGTCTCATAGCATCAGTTTTGCTCCCCATGTACATGGTGTGGTGTCCTATAATCATATCCAACCCGTTTATTATTGAGTTGTTAGTGACGTCATTATAGTTATTAACCAGCTAATAgagtaaaaataaacaaaaacctGTTTGTCCAAAATATAGTCAATCAGCTTTTTATTGTTGAAGTGGTTCCAAAACGCTTACCACGGGCCCACCTTATGTACAAGTCAGACATCACTTTCAAATGATTTGAGGAGCAGGCCAATTTTGGTATTAGTCTAAATCAATGAAATCctgattaaaattaaaaattagtaAAAAGTACGAATTTTAGTTATGAAAATTGAACGTTCACTAAAAGCAATTCGATATCTGAGAAAAATAGTTCTGCTCAGCGAACAGAGTTATTCGTAATTATTGTATTGTTCCATTTACTCATAGACTTTTGTTTAATTTACAACTCTTCGACTTCATCCCAATAGATCAATTAAAATCATAATGGTGTGCTATTTTTGAAGCAAGTTTCATAATTTTTACACATCTGTTGCAAAGTGACATTTTTTCTCCCTAGGCTCCGTGTTATGTTATTCTGCAAAAAATGATATATGTAATGGTCAAAACATATTGTACATGACACCTGTTTTAGGACTTACTTGAGAAACTCTGTGCTTGAAATGTTGCAAATGATACAGCCGTAAAACATAAACAAGATGGAATGGAcaaatgaagatttcttagGGTGGTCCTAATATGATTCTTAAAACGCATtgaattaacaaaactgaattaatttaattatatttgggAAATTGTTTAtaggaaaatcagttttcaaaACTCATTTTTGCAGATACAACAAAACAATTTAGGGATGTGTTACGACACCGCTTTAAACACCAATGGTAGTCATATTCTTTTGTCAAAACCGTTATCGTTTCATCGTAATCTTGTGTTGACTGCGATATATAATACTCAACAAAAATACAATTTAAGCTCTATCTGATAAAAGAGGGGCAGCCGGCGAAGAgtactctctctctctctctctctctctctctcttgaaATTAAACACtctcatcgaaaaaatatatgGTAGGCGTAGTAGACCTTTCTCCTATATAATATTTAAAGTTTTGATATAATTCGGATTGATATAACGAATAATTGTTGTTTTTTACTCAGCAATAAGAGTAAGAGAAGATATCGAGGTCCGGGTACAATTATGAAATGGCGAGGATATACATCGAGTGGGAAATTTGTTCTAAATTGTGTGTAAGAGTAGAGTAAATATTAACGGGCAAGGAATTAGGTTTACTCCTTGATTGGACAATTTGCGTATCTATCTAGAACCGAAGTCAGGAAAAAAACCCGAATATATTACGAACTGACAAAATAGCCGTATTGTATTTATTTAGTTATATGACATTGTGGCAAATATACGTACGAAcacgctttcgaacgaaagttgaTGCGCATTCTCATTTACGCCATCAAATTCAAATGAGGAAATGATTCAAACGAATTGCAATCGATCGAAAGTTTAGTTCGTCCGCAAACATGAATAAGAGTGCTTGACCCATGTTCTTGTTTACGTTCGAACAAAAGTTGATAATAgtattctcgtttacgccaacAAAATTTAATGGAGAAACGGTTTGAAAGAATCGTATTCGTTCGAATGTGTCGTTCATCCGTAAACAAGAAAACGGGTggctttatgatttttttttagtgaTTTTGCCATTAAAAAGTGTgcatttttattagtgtagatTCTACTAAAAAGCTCGTAATTGAAATTCATCACCTTCAAATTATGTTTTCAAGGTCGAGTAGTAAACATGTCGTTTCTACTATCCACCTTTTTGTGAGGCACCCTAGTGAGTGCTCTTCAGCATAATAAATCACTCTTACCGCTAAAATGTCCGATCAACGACAATCAATGAGGAATAAATCATAAATTGCTCGTAACGATTGATTAAAGCTCAAGCACGCCCAGTTGTTATAAGACCTCTGTTCATAATCAATCAACATGGATATGATCTCGAATATTGGTGTATTTGTCAAATTTGCAGCTCCATCAGCTGATAAGAAATTAAAATTAGTACCAATAAAATAGATAGCAACAGATAAGTCAACTCTTGGCACGGCACGGGGTAATTTCCTGTCTTAAGAATCTCAAGCTGCTGTCTATATAAGAATCCAGAAACACTGTCGATCACTTTCcacaataattattattgaagATAATTCCTACTCACTCTCAAGCGTAATCTCCTTGATAGTATTTTTAGAGATGATATTCCCTATGGTTAGTGTGACTTTCCGCACCTCGGGATCGGTTTGGGTGAAAAAATCCGCAATTCCATTGCGCTCGTGATCGGACGATATCACCATCTCGATGGAGTACAACGCATTAAGTACTTTTACAGCTATAATTTCTAACAAACAGAATTATTTTACTGGAGAACTGATTTTAAGTACAAAAATATTCACAATCTTGGAATAAAATAAGAGAATCAAATCTGTTCACGCAAGAAGTTTCCATGTTTTGTTATGATAGATGGCCACTTCCCGGTTGACGTTTCTATACGATTATGTCAATTTTGCACGCAAATTTCGTTTTCCTTATTTCTCTTTCTTAGTTTGTGCTAGCAACACTGCTCCTTGGTAACCGTACACGGAAGAAGaaaagtacccagcgttgagttttttaaacttacttttaagttattttgacgtaggactacatctgtcttttctatatattggggtacactttacgattgtgaAAATAAGGgatcgtcacgaaaatatgatagactatgaactttaatatctcagccgtttctcgatggattttcaatttttttgaaccaTTCGATTAAGGATGAAaaaacgcttctttgtatttatatgaaaatactggtttttaactatttattatcgaaaattgataaaaagttaagaaataggtaaaccaaccaacatgcatcactagcacagacatcaacaATCAATCACTtgtgggtttggatctaatcctcagtttgaaccagacatcatgcacgcgtacaaaaaaggatgatATTGAGCAACGGCTGCTACGCGCACATATAATTTAGGgcacgcgagtctcacgaagcttgtgtacctcacattaacattcgtgagtcgcattgagacatatcaatgcgatcagctcatgcgctgtttgccatggcaaacctttgcaaacaGACCATTCAACCATTGACCAATACATAGACGGAGTGGTGGCCAGTTTTCcgggcaccactatatacccctggggagtgaAGCATTACAATTAGAACAACCACTCGACTGTTGAGAAGCCCCTCAGTTCGAACCACGTCAGTttgacaattctcgcttaacttttcaaaaggacctaagtaacattttttccatgaattaatttgaatagacgaatccaagtaaaaataagaagaagacgcaCGACggtcctacagcacagcatagggagatcatttaagtaagtaaaaataagaagaagacacacgacggtgttaactttgacagatcctacagcacagcatagagagatcattttaaaatgcttataataaattctagacaaaatgtaattaaaatctgattgatgtacggtacggaaaaagttctgaattacatatctggaagcttatcttaattttttgaatattttccaaaaatgtatctatcatacagttcggaactttttccgactttttccgtatcatacatcaatcagattttaattacattttgtctagaatttattataagcattttaaaatgatctctctatgctgtgctgtaggatctgtcaaagttaacaccgtcgtgtgtcttcttcttatttttacttggattcgtctatagcgcaatcaacagaacaacatgaaagctattgattgcagtattcaaattaattcatggaaaaatgttacttaggtccttttga
This genomic stretch from Armigeres subalbatus isolate Guangzhou_Male unplaced genomic scaffold, GZ_Asu_2 Contig1528, whole genome shotgun sequence harbors:
- the LOC134202931 gene encoding uncharacterized protein LOC134202931, with amino-acid sequence MVISSDHERNGIADFFTQTDPEVRKVTLTIGNIISKNTIKEITLEKSLNVMLDNCRDATSLLSKNIVKPEFIYRYLQSYNIQLPPESTKAGLIKQCINFWRVKYGAPAGSTPSSDPQTIVLPSTSAESSSSNSTMQNLVATGGPMGNQTNGPGYDTTDPGQEQYPVNLLALDYTTWFYLKWNRNSLDESAFWSDAMCSVMLEISESQQGVEEVRGHRDIMNLILSLKFQYSFQLVPNIMFDGCQGRISENGVLVLTVGVVHNDRRGLDNRLTTLGEFESMIGLRRDPSENNNWKITMYKLYIRYKHVDNLPALSNSKMLTECLLIPLTLDSV